The following coding sequences lie in one Chitinivibrionales bacterium genomic window:
- the cas1c gene encoding type I-C CRISPR-associated endonuclease Cas1c: protein MKHLLNTLFVTTPGAYLSKEGETVVVRVEHETKLQVPTVALEGIVCLGGVGFSPPLMELCADNGVTISFLTEQGRFLARVNGPVSGNILLRKEQYRRADNSEKTTALAQAFVIGKLANCRAVLLRAVRDGADAEACNALTQCANYLKNIIGELRRETDLESVRGKEGQAGHAYFSAFDQLIVAQKDGFIFKERSRRPPLDNVNALLSFVYTLLAHDCVGACEAVGFDPQAGYLHADKPGRPSLALDIMEEFRPFFADRLVLTLINRQQVKADGFKKTESGAVTMSPETKKEVLKAYQERKREELVHPFLDEKVSLGLLPYIQARLLARHLRGDLDGYPPFVWK, encoded by the coding sequence GAAACACCTTCTCAACACTCTTTTCGTAACCACACCTGGCGCTTACCTGTCCAAAGAAGGCGAGACTGTTGTAGTGCGCGTCGAGCATGAAACAAAATTACAGGTGCCCACGGTCGCCCTTGAAGGGATCGTATGCCTTGGCGGTGTGGGCTTTTCTCCGCCGCTCATGGAACTCTGTGCCGATAACGGCGTGACGATTTCTTTTCTTACAGAACAGGGTCGGTTTCTTGCAAGGGTGAACGGGCCGGTTTCCGGAAATATTCTATTGCGGAAAGAACAATATAGGCGCGCGGATAATTCGGAAAAAACAACGGCATTAGCCCAAGCCTTTGTTATTGGGAAACTCGCCAATTGCCGGGCAGTATTACTGCGAGCAGTTCGTGACGGCGCTGACGCTGAGGCGTGCAACGCATTGACTCAATGCGCCAATTATCTGAAGAATATCATCGGAGAATTGCGTCGTGAAACCGATCTTGAGTCTGTTCGGGGTAAAGAAGGCCAGGCTGGGCATGCCTATTTTTCGGCTTTCGATCAGCTTATTGTCGCTCAAAAGGACGGCTTCATTTTCAAGGAGCGCAGCCGTAGGCCACCACTTGACAATGTTAATGCTTTACTGTCATTTGTTTACACTTTGCTTGCACATGACTGCGTTGGGGCGTGTGAAGCAGTAGGGTTTGATCCGCAGGCGGGTTATCTACATGCCGACAAGCCCGGCAGGCCAAGCCTTGCACTTGATATAATGGAAGAATTCAGACCGTTTTTCGCGGATCGACTCGTGCTTACACTCATTAATCGCCAACAGGTAAAAGCTGATGGGTTCAAGAAAACCGAATCAGGTGCAGTAACTATGTCGCCTGAAACAAAAAAAGAAGTCCTTAAAGCATATCAAGAACGGAAACGGGAAGAATTGGTACATCCCTTTCTTGACGAGAAAGTTTCTCTTGGTCTATTACCGTATATTCAGGCACGTCTTTTAGCACGTCATTTACGAGGAGACCTTGACGGGTATCCTCCTTTTGTATGGAAGTAA